The DNA sequence aaaagtaaattaataaattaataagtgCAGTGTTCAGACACACAATCCATGCACAGCACCAGCCGGTAGAGTACTGTGTTAATTATGTATGAGACATCGGTAGAAAACACGAGCAACAGCACTCGGCGCACTCAAAGCAGCGGCACGCTGAAATACTTTATTGTTCGGCATTAAGGTCTATTCAAGCAATCACGCAACCTGTCCATTACTGAGAACAGGGGAGTAAGAGGACtggtgagagagaaaagaaggggttaaaacagagaaagggagagattgtgtgtgtgtgtgtgtgagagagagagagagagagaggggggggaagactGAGAAAAATAGACAAggagaaaagcaaaaaagaaatggatggggtgagagagaggggagtgggagagagagaggggaaaagactGAGAAAAATAGACAAggagaaaagcaaaaaagaaatggatggggtgagagagagagagagagatagagagagatattgCGCGAGAGAACAGAATCACCAGCATAGTTTTTGAATAGAGGGGACAGCACTCAGGAATGCTAGTGGGGTTGCTTGCACCATGTAAGAAAGTGATCAATAATTCATTAGTTCTCTGCAGAAAACACATGAAACAACAAAGTAACTGTTCCTTCCTTGTGAAAGCCCAATAAAAGAACTGATTTCATAATGTATTACCCCTGATTCCTTCACCCGGCTAcgaaaaataacattaaatagTAACGATAATACAGATTTGTTATTTCAGCAAATCCCCGTAACAGAAAAAGCTCTCAACTCTTGCAGCGGAAGAAAGCCTTTTCACCGTAACACAAATGCACTGGAacgcaaaataataaaataaaataatttttaaaaaggctaCTTTTGCTGATAGGTCAGTGAATTGGTACACATGCACCCCGGAATGGGGCCTCCCTTCCAGATGCTTGCAGTCAGGTTGAATGACGGCTCTTAAATATGACATAGGAGTTAATATTCCTCACTGGGCTGCCCTTGTGAGGCATgctcacccccacccacccaccccgccTCGCACAGAAAGGTAAGACAGAATAGCTACACAATGAGGACACGCCAGGTCCTGACCCTGTTCAGGGAGTCTacactgctgcttctgctgtgtgtgtgtgtgtgtgtgtgtgtgcgtgtgtgtgtgcgtgtgcatatatgtcggtgaaacagagagatagagacagaatGTACTAGGGAGTCCATGTTCCTCTAGCTAATTCAGTATTTTATGAAAATGACTGCTTTGGCAATACTGTATCTATGTGTGGTTAtgttgatatttatttatttatttgagataTGTCTTTGTGCATGTGCAAAACAGAAGTGTGACTATATGTTCACGTCCAAGCACAGGTCTACATGTGCACATATGTATGAGTGCTTGCGTGACGGCAAACCTGCCCTCTGCAAATTAAATAATGCGTGTATGCGCGCACAGcttccaaaaaatgtataaaggtAAAGGTATTGCAAAGCACAGTTAGTCATTAGATGCAGTTCACCACTGTCCATACGAGCAACAATCCCCACTTGGCTTGTTTTTACCCCGTGCATGCAAATGATACTccgcaatgaaaaaaaaaccttcccgACCCTGATCTCAGCACACATCATCACAACCGAATCTTCCGTCTAGCCTGTGGTAACAAACCTCGGCAAGAGAggacatgtaaaaaaaaacagcccaaaaaaacaaaacgagaaaaagaaaaaggttcaAAAGAAGAATAGAGACAAAAGgtacacaaacaaaatgcagaagtgggggggtgggggcaggtgggggtgaTATCCTTACCTGTTTGTTGAATTTGTTGGTGGTCTGACAGCTGTACTCGGAGCAGTGGTCCGATCCGATGGATATGTTATCCCCCGTCCCCACGAAGGTGTTAGCTGGCGGGAGGTCCTGTACGGCCTGGTGCTTTTTCCCCGCCGTGGGCGACTGTGGGTGGAGTTGGACGGTGGGCAGCGGCGAGCTCGACTTGTAATGCCTGGCCAGGTCCGGGCTCCCGGGCCCTCCGTTGACCGAGCGGTAGCGTCCCATGCCGGGGCTGTCGGAGAGCTTCTCGTTGACGCCGTCGTAGCGCTGCCCGTTTGGCTTGGACGCCTCCACCGTGACGATGCTGCTGTACAACGGCTGCTTCGACTTCTTGTTCTTTTTGTCCTTTTTGGGCTTCTTGTTCTTGTCCTGCTGCGGCGTGAAGAAGTCCTCGTGGTCCTTCTTGCCCGCCTCATAACCGTTCTTGTTCTTGGGCCTGCAGTAGCGCGCCATGACCACCACCAGTATGATCAGGATGACGATCATGATGCCCGACACCACGCCGATGACGATGCTCAGCCGCTGCTTGCCCAGGTCGTAGTTGGGGTCGCCCGCCACGTCCACCGAAAGCGGCATGACCAGGCTCTTGGCAATCTGGGCATCGACCACGGTGGAGTTGGACAGGGTCTCGTTGATGTAGACGTGGACGAGGGTGGTGGTGCACTGGGACGGGATCCCGCTGTCGTTTACTTGGACGACCAAGCGGTGCAGGCCGTAGTGCTTCTGCTCCACCTTCCCCACCAGCGAcaccacgccattggctgtgtcGATCTCGAACAGCTTGAAGGGGTTCCCGCCCACGATGCTGAAGTTGAGGTCGGCGTTGATGCCCGTGTCGGTGTCCGTAGCCTGCACCGTCCTCACCACTGTCCGGACGTTGCTGGACGGTGGGAGCAGGGTGTACGAGGCATTGCTGGGGAAAGTGACGGTGGGAGGGTTGTCGTTTTCGTCCATTACGAACAGGGACACCGTGGCCGTCGCAGACCGAGGGGGCTCCCCTCCATCCACCGCCTTCACCCGGAACGTGTAGGTGGTTTTCAGCTCCCTGTCGAACGACATAGTGGAGAATATCGTGCCCGTGTCATTTTCGATGGAGAAtatgtcctcctcctcctcgatgTAAAGGCTCATCTCCGCGTTGTGCCCCTTGTCGGCGTCTATCACCGTCACCATGCCCACAGGGCTGTTGGGCTGCAGGTTCTCCTTGACGTAAAACGTGAACACTTCCTGCATGAACTTGGGCTCGTTGTCGTTCCTGTCCGACACCAGCACCACGACTGTGGCCGACCCTTGGAGGACTGGGACGCCCTTGTCTTTGGCCACCACTTTGAACTCGTACCTCTCCGTCTGCTCCCTGTCCAAAATGGCGTTCACCCGGATGTCCCCGCTGTCGGCGTCGATGGAGAATATCCCGTTGACGGAGGAGTCCAGGGAGTAGGCGATCTCGGCGTTCTTGCCGCTGTCGGCATCCACCGCCACCACCGCGGCCACCGTTTCGCCAGGGGCGTTGTTCTCTGGGAACGACACTTCCAGAACGTTCCGGCTGAATATAGGGGGGTTGTCGTTGGTGTCCCCCACCTTTACGATCAGGGAGTTGTTGCTAGACAGGCTGGGGCTCCCCGAGTCCACGGCCACAATGACGACGTTGTACTCCTGCACGGCTTCGTAGTCCAGAGGGGCCGACGTGTGGAGGAAGTACTTCTTCTTGTTCTGCTCGCCCTCGATCTCGCTGGCCGGCTTCAGCTGGAAGGGTACGTCGCCCACCACCGTACACGTCACCACCCCGTTCTCCCCCTGGTCCCTGTCGGACACCTGCACCAGAGCGATGGGGGTGTCCACCACCACATCCTCCGCCACGTTGGCCACGCCGTCCTTCAGGAATATCCTGCCGATCTTCCGGATGTCTATGATGGGCACGTTGTCGTTCTCGTCCTTGATGTTGAGGACCACGGTGGCCTTGTCCATTTTGGGCGGCTGGCCGCGGTCCCGGGCCATGACGGTGAAGCGAAGCTGGCTGACCTCCTCGCGGTCGATGCGGTGCAAGACGCTCAGCCAGCCCGAGCTCTCGTCCAGCCGGAGGAGCCTCCGGACGGACTCGGTGGCCGCCCCGAAGACGTACTCGATCTGCCCGTTCACGCCCACGTCCGAGTCGCCGGCCTTCAGCTGCAGGATGGGGGCGCCCGGCGAGCTGTTTTCCGCCAGGTCCGCCTCGTAGACGCTCTTCTCGAAGCGCGGGCTGTTGTCGTTGACGTCGGTGATCATCACTCGCAGGATGGCCTGGGAGGACCGAGGAGGGTCGCCGCCGTCCCGCACGCGTAGCGTCAGCTCGTACGAATCCCGCTGCTCCCTGTCCAGGGCCCCCTTGATGATCAGCTGCGGCTGCTTCTCGCCGTCGGTGGTGTCGGCCACTTGGAGCTCGAAGACGCTGCTCCTGCTCGCGGCGTCGGCGTCGAACCTCCTTTTGCCCGAATAGCCGTCTCCGCTGTCTGCGCGTCCCCCAGAGCTCGACCCTGATCGCCTGCCGGAGCTCTCCCCGCTATCCTGTAACAGCTCATATCTCTCAATGCCGTTCCTGCCAAAATCTCTGTCGGTGGCCGTGGGCAACAAATAAAGCGTTCCTATGGGTCTGTTCTCCTCCACTGATAAAGTCAGTACCGGGGAGGGGAAGGAAGGGGTGTTGTCGTTAATATCTAATATTATCACTTTCCCTTCGAACAGGTCTACCCAGCTCTGCGCCGGTCCAATCACAGACACCTCGAAATCTATGAAGCACTCGTTCTCGTCAAATATCATCTggcactgctgtaatttctcccGGTCTATCCGCCGCTCATTAGTGCTAAGCTCCCCAGTAATATTGTCAATTTTAAAATAATCGGATCCCGATTCCAGGGTGAATGTCACTTCACCAGACCCGGCTACAATTCCGAGGTCTGCGGCTACGTTCCCTATCCTCACATCGGCCGGACCCTCTTCAGCCATGCGGTATCGCAGGACTTGCTTAGCAGCAGGCTGAGTCAGCAACTGCAGGAGGAGTAAACAGTAGCATAAATAGTCCACTGCACCAGTAGTCCTCATGGTTTTCTGCAGCTCAATTCGTTGTTTCAGTCTTTAAAATCGTGCTGGGATGTCGCTGATTTGTATAGACTAATAACTGCAAACGTTAGCCTATTTATTTTCGCTTTGCGTTCTAGTGAAGTCCTTCGTTTCCCAGTGCATGCGACTTCATTCTCCGGACGCCTACTCCGTTCACCGTTTTAGCTGCAGTAAATTTCAGCCAGGACATAAACCACGATTATCTCCCCTTCACACCGCAGCTGGAATCACTTTCCCTCTTTCACCAAAAATCCGCAATCTGCCCACAGTAATACTGAAATGACCCGTTTCCTCTTGCCGTGGGTCAAAAAATTCTTCATGAGAACTCGATTTATTTACACAATTAAAGGATAATGGTGATAAACTGCATGTGCCTTCATGTCACTTTGCCGAAGACAGTCCAAGTCCGTTTTATTGTAGCATTAAAACAATTTATAATGCAACAGCACAAAAAACAACGGAGTTTAAAATCCTAGCTTCGAGTACCAGAGACCATCTCATTTGAAGATATTTCCCCAATGCGGAATAATATCAATACAGCCAACACTGATTCCGAACTAATGATGATACAGTACTTTACACAGCTGTCCGTCTTCTTACCTTCTAACCGCGAATAAGCAGCAAATGAGCTGTCCTGTCGTTTTTGAAATCATCCAAGTGCCCAGATTGCTTTACCTCCTTTGACTTAACACgttgtgttttgtagttttgtCAGTTACACGGGAGAAAAACCCGCAGCGCGGTACATCTGAAAAGAGAATGGAATAAGAGGGcgagaaaaaaaactgtaattccCACAAAGTGTTTAGAAATGTTTCAGGCAAAATCCAGCGAAATGTGTCTTCTCGCGTCCCGCATTCTCAGTCTGCTCGCCCGCTCGCTCCTCACCTGCATTAgcagtgcatgtgtttgcagCTCGTATCTGCGGCACTCTGAGAGCGATTCACAAATGATATTGCAGTCCCTCGCGctctctccaccccctccgCTTCCCATCCCAGTGCACGTAACCAGGGCTGAACTTGATCGCTCAGTTTAAAGGGTAGCCGACACAGtatttgttgggggggggggattcttcTTGTCAATAAGGGTAGGATTTTTAACAAATTGTGACTCAATGTCACGTGAACACAAACAATTCAGTTAGTTCACATAGGACCGAACACGGATAGTTGTAATGCAGAGATTGGTATTGAGGAGGGGGGGTTAAATTGCATGGACAATTAATGGGTAGTCCAACTGCAACAAACAAGGGGGATTCAGTGAACATCGCGTACCTAACCGTTTACTGAATCATTGACAGTATAGATTTTTAGTATGTCAAAGTGAGCACATTCCATTGCGGCATTACAACCATGATTCTGAGACGTGGATGCGCGGGGCTTGGAATACTGAATCGATCCACGGGGCTGCGAGTATTCATTTCTTAAaatcaaagaaaagaaaaaaaaagttggaaCAATTCCTAGCATACTTGAAGTGGTGGTCCGTGAATGctaaaatgtgtatatatttcaACAGCGCCGTTTCCTATTGCTCAGACCACAgtcttttttgtcatttgttttttcccccataaCCTAAACTTTGCGCATACCGTACTGTTATTACCCAGACGGTGCCCCTCCAGTCACACTAAATACGGTCCCTGCATTACAATGATATGCATATTTGCCGAGTCCGAGCGGGTCATTTCAGATGATGCCCAATTCCGCTGTAAACAGTGAGTGTTTTGCAGTCAGTGATTTATTGGCcgtttttatataaaatacgTGCGGTAGTGCGCAATGGGGTTCCTCTCGCACGAGGCAACGCAAAGGGTCTCAGCTTTTACTTTGAATACGTTTAATTCAAGACAATCTTATTTCTTAGATGCACATTAGCAAAAGATGTATAGGCTACACGGGCTCAGCCGACACGCACTGGCTGCGCGTGCAGCATCCTCTCAGCCCGGCTCTCACTGAGCAAGCTGTATGCGGCAATCCGCATAGCCACCGCGTACCTATGTGCAAGTTTTCTCCCATCTCCCACACAAAGGACCAACACGGATGGGGAAGGAATTATTTCGTTTAATGATGGCGATGATATAGACTACGCTCACTTTGTGAACTGACCGGGATACACGGCTAGTGAGTGAATGaaagcaattaaaaataaaaagcaaacatgTAAGATCACGATACAACACGCGTGCCGTGTGTGCGAGACGTATTCTCATAAAATGGCAAAAGAGCGTATATCTTCCCGGCCTCTGATAACGTTCCAGTGCAGTCGGTTCGGAGAAACTACACGAATGTACCGTGCGTGTGCGTTTTAGATTGATTAAAACTTAATTCCGCACAAGGGGGCTTCCCGCTCCCTGTACATAACGTGGGAAATCCATGTTCAGCGAGGATGTCGTATCGCACAAGAATAGGGACGGAAAAGGTCTAGCGATGCTGTTTGTACCAGACAGCCGCTTGTCATTCGGGCAGTATCTGCATCCCCTGCTCTTCGGCGCCCTCTGTTGGCCAATTTGTATGCATTCGATTTCTTTTCATTGAATTTATTGCGGATAGAACTAAGGGCGATGGGAggtcaccccaccccaccccaccccctccacccaacTTTCAGGACGTGCGCGTTACTTCATGGACATTACCATTACGTGTTATGCACTGAAGGACATGGGAAGGGCAATTActtatatacaaaatatatataaacaaagtgaaaatgaataTCACATGAAGAGTGACATGAAAAGCCACTAGAGGGTGTTGCccatttttgcaaactgtatTTAACAAGATAAGTCACAATCAAGATATAgccatttaattattttgcttGCCCCATCTGGAGAAACAGGTACAGCATATATATCACCCACTACTACTGCTGGATAATTACGAATGCAATACAGGTAAAGCACATTGCTCAAAGGTGCAGAGGCACAGACTTTCCCTGGATTAAGTCCCACAACTTTCTGGGTAAAAAGCCAAGAGAGCCCCGGCCTGCCCTCTTCCACGTCTGAACGGCATATGTGTCCAATCATCAAAGGCCAACGTGATGTAATTAGATTGAACTAATCACCTCGGTAAAGAAAAAATGCAGCCAGCATCagacgataaaaaaaaaaaacaggttgaCATTGTGTTATGCTTAAACCTGCTGGTGGTTATTAAAGCGCATTGGATGTATTAAATGCCTCCAATTAGTCGCTGTAATGAACAACACTTTGCCTGAGAGACGCAGTCAGCAGCTTGCTGAAATTCAAGTTTCGCTTCCTTATTTAGATCGAGCTGTCTCACACTTCACATTGATTGTATATGTGCCTGTAAAGCTACTAATGAATCTTGAAGTCGGTGTCATAAGGCAGAAAAAAGCCCTGGAGGGAATgtctgtgtcttttttttatcagcCACATTTATCATCTGCTAAGggaagtatatttttatttcctttttttctccaaaattgTTTTTTATGTGCTAAGTGTCTTGCATAGCAGGGGTGCTAATATACCTATATGTCTCAACATGGTTTCAAAGAATAATGTGTTAAAAGTCAATGCATCCACATTTGCTTTTGAAGTTTATGCCTCTCTTATCCCAAAGGCatatgctgtttgtgtgtgacagtctACCAGGTGTTGAGACTGTAGGTATCACACTTAATTATGTGCCCGCAATGCAGTTACTGCAGATCTCGGGCCAGGACTTTCACCGATGTCATTAAAGCGCGGCGTTGGGTTTCACTGATTGCACCGGGCCGCAGTTTGCAAATCGGGGTGTTGGATTTCACCATCGCCGCTTTCTGACGCATTTAACACCACAGCGTTGATTTTCAGTCAATTCATGTGAATGATCCGAGAGGCTCACCAGTGACTCGCAATATCTGATAATTAATTAAACTTGCGACTTGCGGTTAGCGATAGACACAGATGCAGCCTTTgggatgaatgtgtgtgtgtgtgtgtgtgtgtgtgtgtgtgtgtgtgtgtgtgtgtgtgtgtgtgtctttgcacaAACTCAAATTTTCTTGGAAGACATTATGTAATGTGATCAACGGAGAGCTATGAGAAGAACATGAAACAGGGGTCAAAGGGAATGGGAATGTTGGGAATTATaggaatgtttattttctctgtggATACAGATTCATAATTCCAGTTCAAattgtgcacatacacacacacacacatacacacacacagaaatacagacatgcccagcacacagagacaaaaaAGACTCCTAATCATGCATATCTTGAGTGAGGAAAATAGTATTTAAGCGACATTCTTTGAAGATTAAAAGTGTGAAAGGAACAATGTAGGAGAAAAGAAGCAGAACCAAAAAACTAGATGGAAaacaatacccccccccccactcttccTGATGTGAAAAGAGGGTGCTTGGGGCCCAATGAGGGTGGGTCCAGTCCAGGTACAAGTCAAGCTGAGGAGGTCGGAaatggggaggagagggggcggtGGGGTGCTGACAGACTGGGTGGAGGTTGGCGATCAGTTTTACGGcaggttttttttcataatacaTGCTCCACTACCCTGCCTGGGTAAGTGCCCCCAGCAGACTCCGTATTGTTTATCATAATTAGACACGCATTCATAAAATGATGAGGCATTTATAAGCACAACTATGAGACACAAATTGGTAAGGGCCATAACTGAAACACGTAGGCGGCGTTTCCTGAATTCACCAGCGGAGAAAATCTGCCAGTCTGCACGGCGACATATCTAACACCAGCCCTCtcgatctctccctctccctctctctgcccccggACGTGCAAGTTTAAGGATTGGAATGTCTAACGGAGACAACCCCAGTGTTAAACTGCTGAGGTGGCGCCGTTCCTGTTCATGAATGTGAAATTAAAGTGCAACGGAAGTCATTCGCACCCACAGAGCCCATAATCACTTCCATAAGAGTAGCGGCTGGATAATATAACTTTGCGGCTACATACCTAATAGATATTCACCAAAGGTCAAAAGCACACTCCCCTGACGGGCCTTAAGTATACACAGTTAGAAAAGCAAAGATAGCAAATTAATATATAATCAGGCTACAAATAGTTGCAGATACGTCTCTGTTGTTTTGCTTCTGTAAGTCCCAGTAGTGTTGAAATACTCTACTGGTAATGgaatattgaaaatatgtggatttttttttttgctaactaTGATGACATACAGTTGgtgatcacttcattaggtattaattagacttgtttttcttctgctgctgtagaatatccacttcaaggttcaatgtgttgtgtgttcagagatgctcttctacatactactgttgtaacgCATGCTTATCCTGTCACctacctgtcagcttgaaccagtctggcccttctcctctgacctctctcatttacaatgCGTTTTTTGCACACAGAagttctgctcactggatttttcattttatttttcaaaccattttctgcaaaatctagagactgttgtgcatggaaatgccaggagatcagcagtttctgagatactcaaatcaccctccCTAGCATCAACAATCCTTCCagtcaaaatcacatttctgtgtggcctgaaaaacaactgaacctcttgaccacgtctgtgtgcttgtatgcattgaattgctgccacatgattggctgattatagaTTTGCATTagtgagctggtgtacaggtttacctaataaagtgatcactgagtgtatatttaagagcaatgcatttaaaaaaatacacgtcaaaaaaactaaataaacagTAGTTAGCATATTTCGccatatattatatacattattacattacacattatttatacattatttcaCTATATGCTTATATATTCATATCGCTGTTGGGGTAGGAAGAAGGCAGAATTGAGCTGTGGGTTGAGGGAAACTGAATATAAAATGGCCGATGTATTTCACCGTATTGCGCGGGATAGGCCAGCTTGTGTCTACAGCTGACGGTAGCCTGGTTTCTGGGGCCTAAGTGAACAGGGCGGGTGTGCAGGGTCTTCACTCACCGTAATGGCTGGAATAATGACGCTTCCGCAGGGAAGGGACGCACCTGCCAGGGGCCAGGCCTGACAGGAAACCACTTAGACA is a window from the Conger conger chromosome 8, fConCon1.1, whole genome shotgun sequence genome containing:
- the pcdh7b gene encoding protocadherin-7b isoform X2; the encoded protein is MRTTGAVDYLCYCLLLLQLLTQPAAKQVLRYRMAEEGPADVRIGNVAADLGIVAGSGEVTFTLESGSDYFKIDNITGELSTNERRIDREKLQQCQMIFDENECFIDFEVSVIGPAQSWVDLFEGKVIILDINDNTPSFPSPVLTLSVEENRPIGTLYLLPTATDRDFGRNGIERYELLQDSGESSGRRSGSSSGGRADSGDGYSGKRRFDADAASRSSVFELQVADTTDGEKQPQLIIKGALDREQRDSYELTLRVRDGGDPPRSSQAILRVMITDVNDNSPRFEKSVYEADLAENSSPGAPILQLKAGDSDVGVNGQIEYVFGAATESVRRLLRLDESSGWLSVLHRIDREEVSQLRFTVMARDRGQPPKMDKATVVLNIKDENDNVPIIDIRKIGRIFLKDGVANVAEDVVVDTPIALVQVSDRDQGENGVVTCTVVGDVPFQLKPASEIEGEQNKKKYFLHTSAPLDYEAVQEYNVVIVAVDSGSPSLSSNNSLIVKVGDTNDNPPIFSRNVLEVSFPENNAPGETVAAVVAVDADSGKNAEIAYSLDSSVNGIFSIDADSGDIRVNAILDREQTERYEFKVVAKDKGVPVLQGSATVVVLVSDRNDNEPKFMQEVFTFYVKENLQPNSPVGMVTVIDADKGHNAEMSLYIEEEEDIFSIENDTGTIFSTMSFDRELKTTYTFRVKAVDGGEPPRSATATVSLFVMDENDNPPTVTFPSNASYTLLPPSSNVRTVVRTVQATDTDTGINADLNFSIVGGNPFKLFEIDTANGVVSLVGKVEQKHYGLHRLVVQVNDSGIPSQCTTTLVHVYINETLSNSTVVDAQIAKSLVMPLSVDVAGDPNYDLGKQRLSIVIGVVSGIMIVILIILVVVMARYCRPKNKNGYEAGKKDHEDFFTPQQDKNKKPKKDKKNKKSKQPLYSSIVTVEASKPNGQRYDGVNEKLSDSPGMGRYRSVNGGPGSPDLARHYKSSSPLPTVQLHPQSPTAGKKHQAVQDLPPANTFVGTGDNISIGSDHCSEYSCQTTNKFNKQPFRRVTFSVVSQPQDPHQGSLQSCYDSGLEESETPSSKSSSGPRLGALPLPEDNYERTTPDGSVGEGEHMENGEKEH
- the pcdh7b gene encoding protocadherin-7b isoform X1; its protein translation is MRTTGAVDYLCYCLLLLQLLTQPAAKQVLRYRMAEEGPADVRIGNVAADLGIVAGSGEVTFTLESGSDYFKIDNITGELSTNERRIDREKLQQCQMIFDENECFIDFEVSVIGPAQSWVDLFEGKVIILDINDNTPSFPSPVLTLSVEENRPIGTLYLLPTATDRDFGRNGIERYELLQDSGESSGRRSGSSSGGRADSGDGYSGKRRFDADAASRSSVFELQVADTTDGEKQPQLIIKGALDREQRDSYELTLRVRDGGDPPRSSQAILRVMITDVNDNSPRFEKSVYEADLAENSSPGAPILQLKAGDSDVGVNGQIEYVFGAATESVRRLLRLDESSGWLSVLHRIDREEVSQLRFTVMARDRGQPPKMDKATVVLNIKDENDNVPIIDIRKIGRIFLKDGVANVAEDVVVDTPIALVQVSDRDQGENGVVTCTVVGDVPFQLKPASEIEGEQNKKKYFLHTSAPLDYEAVQEYNVVIVAVDSGSPSLSSNNSLIVKVGDTNDNPPIFSRNVLEVSFPENNAPGETVAAVVAVDADSGKNAEIAYSLDSSVNGIFSIDADSGDIRVNAILDREQTERYEFKVVAKDKGVPVLQGSATVVVLVSDRNDNEPKFMQEVFTFYVKENLQPNSPVGMVTVIDADKGHNAEMSLYIEEEEDIFSIENDTGTIFSTMSFDRELKTTYTFRVKAVDGGEPPRSATATVSLFVMDENDNPPTVTFPSNASYTLLPPSSNVRTVVRTVQATDTDTGINADLNFSIVGGNPFKLFEIDTANGVVSLVGKVEQKHYGLHRLVVQVNDSGIPSQCTTTLVHVYINETLSNSTVVDAQIAKSLVMPLSVDVAGDPNYDLGKQRLSIVIGVVSGIMIVILIILVVVMARYCRPKNKNGYEAGKKDHEDFFTPQQDKNKKPKKDKKNKKSKQPLYSSIVTVEASKPNGQRYDGVNEKLSDSPGMGRYRSVNGGPGSPDLARHYKSSSPLPTVQLHPQSPTAGKKHQAVQDLPPANTFVGTGDNISIGSDHCSEYSCQTTNKFNKQPFRRVTFSVVSQPQDPHQGSLQSCYDSGLEESETPSSKSSSGPRLGALPLPEDNYERTTPDGSVGEGEHMENDSRPLPDVAMTGKCTRECDEYGHSDSCWMPVRTSPERRPKNNQPKLSTFMPSTAEHGSQETLANGDPAHMVGDRNRNLLNKKMSSSSYDTFSAASFGKSEDARGEDIPLAQTGEYKPSPCGTLTRREVYL